The Synechococcus sp. M16.1 genome includes the window GGCCTCGAGCGGCTCCACCTTGTCGAGCATGTTCTGGGCCAGCCGCAGATATTCGTTCTGCACCGCTTGCACAGCCTCATCGGCATCATCCATTTCAAAGATGGTGCATTTCTTGAGTCGGGATCGCCGGATGGCATCCACATCCCTGAAATGGGCCATGGTGCGCAGGCCGGTGCGATCGTTGAACTTGTCGATCTGATCGGTGTCTGCCGAGCGGTTCGCAACAACGCCGCCAAGCCGCACCTTGTAGTTCTTGGCTTTGGCTTGAATCGCCTGAACGATGCGATTCATCGCGAAGATCGAATCGAAATCGTTGGCGGTCACAATCAGGCAATAGTTGGCGTGCTGCAGCGGGGCGGCGAAACCACCACACACCACATCGCCGAGCACATCGAAGATCACCACATCGGTGTCTTCCAGCAGATGGTGCTCCTTGAGCAGCTTCACGGTCTGCCCGGTCACGTATCCGCCGCAGCCCGTGCCCGCCGGTGGGCCGCCGCTCTCGACGCATTGCACCCCGTTGAATCCGGTGAAGACGAAATCCTCAGGCCTCAGCTCTTCGCTGTGGAAGTCCACCTCTTCAAGGATGTCGATCACCGTCGGCACCATCTTGTGGGTAAGGGTGAAGGTGCTGTCGTGCTTGGGGTCGCAGCCGATCTGAAGCACCCGCTTGCCCAGCTTCGAGAAGGCGGCTGACAGGTTCGAGGAGGTGGTGGATTTGCCGATCCCGCCTTTGCCATA containing:
- the bchL gene encoding ferredoxin:protochlorophyllide reductase (ATP-dependent) iron-sulfur ATP-binding protein, with translation MTTTLTRPADGEGSVQVHQDPALNIQEETLVIAVYGKGGIGKSTTSSNLSAAFSKLGKRVLQIGCDPKHDSTFTLTHKMVPTVIDILEEVDFHSEELRPEDFVFTGFNGVQCVESGGPPAGTGCGGYVTGQTVKLLKEHHLLEDTDVVIFDVLGDVVCGGFAAPLQHANYCLIVTANDFDSIFAMNRIVQAIQAKAKNYKVRLGGVVANRSADTDQIDKFNDRTGLRTMAHFRDVDAIRRSRLKKCTIFEMDDADEAVQAVQNEYLRLAQNMLDKVEPLEATSLKDREIFDLLGFD